In Nostoc sp. GT001, a genomic segment contains:
- a CDS encoding ROK family protein, whose protein sequence is MAWCEDFKVVSSQVIGIDVGGTAIKLGRFAADGTCLQSLTVAAPQPTTPEAVLTVLVDAIAQIDPENQAVAIGVGTPGPSDAAGRIAKIAINLPGWIDVPLADWLEVKTGKPTAIANDANCALLGEAWLGASRHFQNLILLTLGTGVGGAIILDGKLFIGHQGAAGELGLISLNPDGPICNSGNRGSLEQYACATAIRRRTLKEPIELGFLAQQGDGAALTFWQEYGKYLGIGLTSLIYVLTPQAIVIGGGISGSFEFFLPGVKAEIEKRVQPLSREGLQILPAELGNFAGIVGAAKLAWQHYSRF, encoded by the coding sequence ATGGCTTGGTGTGAGGATTTTAAAGTGGTGAGTTCTCAAGTAATTGGCATTGATGTGGGTGGAACAGCTATTAAGCTGGGGCGTTTTGCCGCTGATGGTACTTGTCTGCAATCTTTGACTGTGGCAGCTCCCCAACCGACAACGCCGGAAGCGGTGTTGACGGTGTTGGTAGATGCGATCGCTCAAATTGATCCAGAAAATCAAGCTGTTGCCATTGGTGTTGGTACTCCTGGCCCATCCGATGCCGCAGGACGCATTGCCAAAATCGCCATTAACTTACCTGGATGGATCGATGTGCCTTTAGCAGACTGGTTAGAAGTTAAAACTGGCAAACCGACTGCGATCGCTAACGATGCTAATTGCGCTCTTTTGGGAGAAGCTTGGCTGGGAGCTAGTCGCCACTTTCAAAATCTGATTCTGCTAACTTTAGGAACTGGGGTTGGTGGTGCAATTATCCTCGATGGCAAACTATTTATTGGACATCAAGGAGCCGCTGGGGAATTGGGTTTAATTTCACTCAACCCTGATGGGCCAATTTGTAATAGTGGCAATCGAGGCTCTTTGGAACAATATGCCTGTGCGACTGCAATTCGCCGCCGCACTCTTAAAGAACCCATTGAATTAGGTTTTCTTGCCCAACAAGGAGATGGCGCAGCATTGACTTTTTGGCAAGAATATGGTAAGTACTTGGGAATTGGTTTGACCAGTTTGATTTATGTACTCACACCGCAAGCGATTGTTATTGGTGGTGGTATAAGTGGCAGCTTTGAGTTTTTCTTACCAGGTGTAAAGGCAGAAATTGAGAAGCGAGTACAGCCTTTATCACGAGAAGGTTTACAGATATTGCCCGCAGAGTTAGGTAATTTTGCCGGGATAGTGGGTGCAGCAAAGTTGGCGTGGCAACACTATTCAAGATTTTAA
- a CDS encoding ABC transporter permease yields the protein MAITKRRLPTFLQFGKSLNLSQKLMLIGLAITLFFIFLAFFAPVLQAWGWLQNPKDFLSNPIHEPPSAKHWFGTSRLGYDVFSRTIFGAQAALQVVILATALSMIIGVPLGMLSGYLGGKLDKVLLFIMDSIYTLPGLLLSVTLAFVVGRGILNAAIAISIAYIPQYYRVVRNHTVSVKTEVFIEAAQAMGASTWVVLSRYLFFNVIQSVPVLFTLNAADAILVLGGLGFLGLGLPEEVAEWGHDLKQALEALPTGIWWTTLFPGLTMTFMVVGLSLLGEGLNEFVNPRLRRENRIRK from the coding sequence ATGGCCATTACAAAACGGCGACTACCGACATTTTTACAGTTTGGCAAAAGTCTCAATCTTTCCCAAAAACTCATGCTCATCGGGTTAGCCATTACCCTATTTTTCATCTTCCTGGCATTTTTCGCTCCCGTATTGCAGGCTTGGGGATGGCTGCAAAACCCCAAAGATTTCCTCTCTAATCCAATTCACGAGCCACCCTCAGCTAAACATTGGTTTGGTACTAGTCGCCTGGGTTATGATGTGTTCTCCCGAACAATCTTCGGCGCTCAAGCTGCTTTGCAGGTGGTGATTTTGGCAACGGCGCTGAGTATGATTATCGGTGTGCCTTTGGGGATGCTGAGTGGTTATCTCGGTGGGAAGTTGGATAAGGTGTTGCTATTTATTATGGATAGCATCTACACTCTACCAGGGCTACTGCTGTCTGTGACACTGGCGTTTGTAGTAGGGCGTGGGATATTAAATGCAGCGATCGCTATTAGCATTGCCTACATCCCCCAATATTACCGCGTTGTTCGCAACCACACCGTGAGCGTGAAAACTGAAGTGTTTATCGAAGCTGCTCAAGCAATGGGCGCTTCCACTTGGGTTGTGCTTTCTCGTTATCTGTTTTTCAACGTCATTCAAAGCGTACCCGTCCTATTTACACTCAACGCCGCTGATGCGATTTTGGTGTTGGGTGGTTTGGGCTTTTTGGGGCTAGGACTTCCCGAAGAAGTGGCAGAATGGGGACATGATTTAAAACAAGCCCTAGAAGCTCTACCTACTGGTATTTGGTGGACTACCCTGTTCCCTGGTTTAACGATGACATTCATGGTTGTAGGGTTATCACTACTTGGTGAGGGGTTAAATGAATTTGTCAATCCCCGATTACGGAGAGAAAATAGAATCCGAAAGTAG